A region from the Lonchura striata isolate bLonStr1 chromosome 16, bLonStr1.mat, whole genome shotgun sequence genome encodes:
- the TNFRSF13B gene encoding tumor necrosis factor receptor superfamily member 13B yields the protein MDGPRVGQDAMKNCTDQEYWDTLVSQCIPCSLACGQSLARKCDAVCESMDCNRRPGFYYDDLVKNCIKCSSVCGQHPRECALSCEPTPAGPAAGLEQKACAEQEPWLVLYLLLGLCLCSLLCSLLLGWTHLRRKGEAVSCQASAGTCHCREDPAKDGLVEAGSVADGFTSIRIPEPVETCGFCFPGHGSAVQETKSCHSSSCHPGERAAPSFSGICSAGSAGAVPSPDDGHFKIICSPAQEKTPMV from the exons atgGATGGGCCACGAGTGGGGCAGGATGCCATGAAGAACTGCACAGACCAGGAGTACTGGGACACCCTCGTTTCCCAGTGCATCCCCTGCAGCCTCGCCTGCGGGCAGTCCCTGGCCAGGAAGTGTGATGCTGTGTGTG AGTCCATGGACTGCAACAGGAGACCTGGATTTTACTACGACGATCTCGTGAAGAACTGCATCAAGTGCAGCTCggtgtgcgggcagcaccccCGGGAATGTGCCCTGTCCTGCGAGC ccacgcccgcggggccggcggccgggctGGAGCAGAAGGCGTGCGCGGAGCAGGAGCCGTGGCTGGTGCTGTacctgctgctggggctctgcctctgctccctcctctgctccctgctcctgggctggaCCCACCTGCGCAGGAAGGGAGAGGCCGTCTCCTGCCAGGCCAGCGCTGGCACCTGCCACTGCAGGGAGGACCCTGCCAAAG ATGGGCTGGTAGAAGCTGGCAGCGTTGCTGATGGATTCACCAGCATCAGAATCCCAGAGCCAGTGGAAACCTGTGGCTTCTGCTTCCCTGGACACGGCTCTGCTGTACAAGAGACCAAAtcctgccacagcagctcctgccacccTGGGGAAAGGGCTGCTCCCTCCTTCTCCGGGATCTGCAGCGCGGGAAGCGccggggccgttcccagccccgaCGACGGCCACTTCAAAATCATCTGCTCTCCTGCCCAGGAGAAGACACCCATGGTGTGA